One part of the Tunicatimonas pelagia genome encodes these proteins:
- the chrA gene encoding chromate efflux transporter, with the protein MEQHRHRPWYSQGVITSIRRVRYFIFLRDVFILTISAFGGPQAHLTLLLKMMVEKRRYLSEKDLMELYALCQILPGPSSTQTITGIGYRIGGPKLAFLTLLVWMLPAVSLMTVAAIVLSNIQEKELSLEFTRFIQPMAVGFVFYAAYTLSVKVVNTRSGIIIMIAATIISFLIRKPFIYPLLLLLAGVVTALKYRKHPREEKGKLSVRWGNLTLWISILVVAAITAGITQAVPIRIFENFYRNGSLIFGGGQVLIPLLYTEFVNFKQYLTSEEFLTGYALVQAIPGPVFSFSAFIGSLAMRDYGVGGEVLGAFVASLGIFLPGTFLIFFMLRFWDNLKKYRVIKASLEGIVAASAGMVIAAALLLLEPLELSYLNIGIVVGTALLLQFTRIPAPIIILAGLLAGILF; encoded by the coding sequence TTGGAGCAGCATCGCCATCGGCCCTGGTACTCCCAAGGAGTAATTACATCCATTCGTCGGGTGCGATACTTTATATTTCTACGCGATGTTTTCATTTTAACAATCAGCGCCTTTGGCGGCCCTCAAGCTCATTTGACTTTGCTCCTCAAAATGATGGTAGAAAAACGCCGTTATCTGAGCGAGAAAGATTTGATGGAGTTGTACGCACTCTGTCAGATCTTACCGGGGCCATCTTCTACTCAGACTATTACGGGTATTGGGTATCGGATTGGTGGCCCTAAGCTAGCTTTTCTCACGCTGCTAGTTTGGATGCTCCCGGCTGTTTCACTAATGACGGTAGCGGCTATCGTTCTCTCTAATATTCAGGAGAAGGAGCTTTCGCTAGAATTCACCCGCTTTATTCAGCCTATGGCAGTAGGTTTTGTATTTTACGCTGCTTACACCCTTAGTGTAAAAGTGGTCAATACCCGTTCGGGTATTATCATTATGATAGCTGCCACCATTATCTCCTTTCTCATTCGGAAACCCTTCATTTACCCTTTGTTATTGCTACTAGCCGGAGTAGTCACTGCCCTAAAGTACCGAAAGCATCCTCGGGAGGAGAAGGGAAAGTTATCAGTAAGATGGGGAAATTTAACTCTTTGGATTTCCATTTTGGTAGTAGCCGCAATTACAGCAGGAATTACGCAAGCTGTTCCGATTCGGATCTTTGAAAACTTTTATCGAAATGGCAGTCTGATTTTCGGCGGCGGACAAGTCCTAATTCCACTGCTGTATACTGAGTTTGTTAATTTCAAACAGTACCTAACATCTGAAGAGTTTCTAACTGGGTACGCCTTAGTACAGGCTATCCCTGGCCCAGTATTTTCATTCAGTGCATTTATTGGCTCCCTAGCTATGCGGGATTATGGCGTAGGTGGCGAAGTTCTCGGGGCTTTTGTCGCCTCTTTGGGGATTTTCCTCCCCGGAACGTTTCTTATCTTTTTTATGCTCCGTTTTTGGGATAATCTTAAGAAGTATCGGGTCATTAAAGCTTCGCTAGAGGGAATTGTGGCTGCCAGTGCGGGGATGGTAATTGCAGCGGCACTCTTACTATTAGAACCACTTGAGCTATCTTATCTGAATATTGGAATTGTGGTAGGAACCGCTTTACTCCTTCAATTCACTAGGATCCCTGCACCGATTATTATTTTGGCAGGTTTACTTGCTGGCATACTATTTTAG
- a CDS encoding undecaprenyl-phosphate glucose phosphotransferase — MFSIGDFFILNVSFVLAYLLKFDTLEGLGIPPYLWLWLTTNGFLLLLTIIFKPYNIDRTTRLGKVLKRQYAIVIIHLLLITAFWVFSKAYYYSRIQLLLTFALFLVLVSVWRLVFVYTLGILRAKGYNLRKVVIIGNDRSSKRLISHFRSHPEYGYHVNQAFDSTDSSSVDGDLQNYILQNEIDELYCCLSSVASDYLKQLVDFGHEHRVKVKLIGNFQSLLPDSLLETSRPEWYGLTPVINVTSIPLDNWRNRFIKRLFDMVFALLVIVCVFTWLLPVIALAIKITSKGPVFFRQKRTGLNGQDFMCWKFRTMHVNNDSEVKQATKRDPRVTPIGSFLRKTSLDEIPQFFNVLIGNMSVVGPRPHPVQLNEQYSSQIHKFNHRHSVKPGITGLAQAKGYRGETATFDKMNNRVRLDRLYVERWLFILDIKIIFLTIWSLMRDQENAY, encoded by the coding sequence ATGTTTTCCATTGGGGATTTCTTCATTCTCAATGTATCATTCGTTCTCGCGTATCTACTAAAATTTGATACGCTGGAGGGTTTGGGGATACCACCCTACTTGTGGCTATGGCTTACTACTAATGGTTTTTTGCTACTACTCACCATCATTTTTAAACCGTACAACATAGATAGAACAACCCGCCTAGGTAAAGTGCTAAAGCGGCAGTACGCAATTGTTATCATTCACTTATTGCTAATCACAGCCTTTTGGGTGTTTAGCAAAGCTTACTACTATTCGCGTATACAGTTGTTGCTTACTTTCGCCTTGTTTTTAGTTCTAGTTTCTGTTTGGCGTTTGGTATTTGTTTATACCTTAGGGATACTTCGAGCTAAAGGGTACAATCTAAGAAAAGTAGTCATTATTGGTAATGACCGCTCATCTAAGCGGCTAATCAGCCATTTTCGGTCGCACCCTGAATATGGCTACCACGTTAATCAGGCATTCGATAGTACTGATAGTAGCTCGGTAGATGGAGACTTACAGAACTATATTTTACAGAATGAGATTGATGAACTTTATTGCTGCCTATCCAGCGTTGCCTCTGATTACCTTAAGCAGCTAGTTGACTTTGGGCATGAACATCGGGTGAAGGTAAAGCTGATTGGAAACTTTCAAAGCCTATTGCCAGATAGCTTACTAGAAACATCTAGGCCCGAATGGTACGGTTTAACTCCAGTTATTAATGTTACCTCCATTCCGCTCGATAACTGGCGGAACCGATTTATAAAGCGGCTATTTGATATGGTATTCGCACTCTTAGTAATCGTATGCGTATTTACCTGGCTTTTACCAGTGATAGCACTGGCCATAAAAATTACTTCAAAAGGACCTGTATTCTTTCGCCAAAAACGAACTGGCTTAAACGGGCAAGATTTTATGTGCTGGAAGTTTAGGACTATGCATGTTAATAATGACTCAGAAGTAAAGCAGGCTACTAAGCGTGACCCAAGAGTTACGCCCATTGGTTCGTTTTTACGAAAGACAAGCCTAGATGAAATACCGCAATTCTTCAACGTACTGATAGGAAATATGTCAGTGGTAGGACCCCGTCCTCATCCGGTTCAACTGAACGAGCAATATTCCTCGCAAATCCACAAATTTAATCACCGCCACTCGGTAAAGCCAGGCATTACTGGTCTCGCGCAAGCTAAGGGGTACCGTGGTGAAACGGCTACATTTGATAAAATGAACAATCGGGTTCGTTTAGATCGCCTGTACGTAGAACGCTGGCTATTCATACTAGATATTAAGATTATTTTTCTGACCATCTGGTCTTTAATGCGCGATCAAGAGAATGCTTACTAA